The Solibacillus sp. FSL R7-0682 genome includes a window with the following:
- the plsY gene encoding glycerol-3-phosphate 1-O-acyltransferase PlsY has product MINAIILICAYLIGSIPSALWIGKIFYKTDIRQHGSGNLGATNTFRVLGKKPGFIVTLIDVLKGTAAVLLLTLPFFSEATIYPLVLGIVAVFGHMFPIFASFRGGKAVATSAGVILGYNLPLFIVLLVTFIVSLKITKMVSLTSMITATVALIYVIIFWIVTGNYALFILIAFLATFIFYRHRENIKRIKNGTEPKIKGF; this is encoded by the coding sequence TTGATTAATGCAATAATTCTCATTTGTGCTTATTTGATTGGTTCCATTCCTTCTGCTTTATGGATTGGTAAAATCTTTTACAAAACGGATATTCGACAACATGGTAGCGGCAATTTAGGTGCCACAAACACATTCCGTGTACTTGGAAAAAAACCAGGGTTCATTGTGACTCTCATTGATGTATTAAAAGGTACCGCAGCAGTACTCTTACTAACTCTTCCCTTCTTTAGCGAAGCAACGATTTATCCATTAGTATTAGGGATTGTAGCGGTTTTTGGACATATGTTCCCGATTTTTGCTAGTTTTAGAGGAGGTAAAGCCGTTGCGACAAGTGCGGGTGTTATATTAGGTTATAATTTACCGTTATTTATCGTGCTCCTCGTTACATTTATTGTCTCGTTAAAAATTACGAAAATGGTAAGTTTAACGTCAATGATTACAGCAACTGTTGCGTTAATTTATGTTATTATTTTTTGGATTGTGACGGGTAATTATGCATTATTTATTTTAATTGCCTTTTTGGCGACGTTTATTTTCTATCGTCATCGAGAAAACATTAAACGTATTAAAAACGGTACAGAACCAAAAATAAAAGGTTTCTAA
- a CDS encoding amidase domain-containing protein, protein MTVLTLAIGIPAAQAKSSSTEIDSVADATHSSSVVETTFSLSKDILTNYYKNTDLGTAGLTGKTIMDTNLLDPKLSNYVEQKIKTKQYVTDAADAEKENYTLNFTLLSSEVTKEGVFLSISTEATFNYVGLKVESGFGEISNMFFKNTDTGFTLTDWYMPYDYYDEFVIGQVDNSSRFIYNSTSIDSNISQRQLELHDRIVDNFSVDREIGSEVSTAAAPAPSATLRSLNKKNIVTYARNNIKASPASGNGVVPYYDFSQISGNWDCTNFVSHALLAGGAVVYDTNGTGISSTGWYYRNLSNRSSSWSGVPNLHTFLVNNTTKGPAGTSITYRTFDWFSTNHPYEVGDILQFYLSGSYNNWRHSTIITEFYETSQVNVVGALVTGRTASGSYNNNQKAETIYPGDAKRVIKLIGYYN, encoded by the coding sequence GTGACGGTACTTACGCTTGCAATTGGTATTCCAGCTGCTCAAGCTAAAAGCAGTTCAACTGAAATTGACTCGGTAGCAGATGCAACACATAGCTCATCTGTCGTCGAAACTACTTTTTCTCTATCCAAAGATATTTTAACGAATTATTATAAAAATACCGATCTTGGCACAGCGGGATTAACAGGGAAAACAATTATGGACACAAACTTACTTGACCCGAAATTGTCTAATTATGTGGAACAGAAAATTAAAACAAAACAATATGTTACAGACGCGGCAGATGCAGAAAAAGAAAATTATACATTGAACTTCACTTTATTATCCTCCGAGGTGACCAAGGAAGGTGTCTTCCTTTCTATCAGCACAGAGGCTACATTTAATTATGTAGGTTTGAAGGTAGAATCCGGATTTGGCGAAATCTCAAACATGTTTTTTAAGAATACGGATACAGGATTTACTTTGACTGATTGGTATATGCCATATGACTATTATGATGAGTTTGTTATAGGTCAAGTGGATAATTCAAGTCGATTTATCTATAACTCTACTTCAATAGATTCAAATATTTCCCAACGGCAACTGGAACTACATGATAGAATTGTTGATAATTTTTCTGTAGACCGAGAAATAGGTTCTGAAGTATCGACAGCCGCAGCACCAGCCCCAAGCGCAACACTAAGGTCTTTGAATAAGAAAAACATAGTAACTTATGCGAGAAATAACATTAAAGCCTCACCAGCAAGTGGCAATGGTGTTGTGCCCTATTATGATTTTTCTCAAATATCCGGTAATTGGGACTGTACAAATTTCGTGTCGCACGCATTGTTAGCTGGCGGTGCGGTTGTATATGACACAAATGGAACAGGCATTTCTTCTACTGGTTGGTATTATCGAAATTTGAGTAATCGTTCCTCATCATGGTCAGGTGTACCAAATCTTCATACTTTTTTGGTGAACAATACAACAAAAGGTCCAGCTGGTACTTCCATTACTTATAGAACTTTTGATTGGTTTTCTACTAATCACCCTTATGAAGTTGGAGATATCCTACAATTTTATCTAAGTGGAAGTTACAATAATTGGAGACATTCCACTATTATCACTGAATTCTACGAAACAAGCCAGGTAAATGTTGTAGGAGCATTGGTTACTGGGCGTACTGCTTCAGGTAGCTATAACAATAACCAAAAAGCGGAGACTATATACCCAGGTGATGCTAAAAGGGTTATAAAGCTGATAGGTTATTACAACTAA
- a CDS encoding recombinase family protein yields MKVGYARVSTGIQNLDLQLDALKEHGCEEIFTDKISGAKDKRQGLEEALQFLRTGDSIVVLRLDRLGRNMQHLIKIVNDLNERGISFHNLQENITMDKASATGQLIFHLFAAFAEFERNLIQERSAAGRVAAKARGRLGGRPEKLDKKELEMLKTLVQNGTPITDIAQMWGISRTTVYRYLEKKGVNRFVQSGNFQPVISLSFDLL; encoded by the coding sequence ATGAAGGTAGGATATGCTCGTGTTTCAACAGGTATCCAAAATCTTGATTTACAATTGGATGCTCTTAAGGAACATGGTTGCGAAGAAATATTTACGGATAAAATTAGTGGTGCCAAAGATAAAAGACAAGGGTTGGAAGAGGCACTACAATTTTTACGCACTGGTGATTCGATAGTAGTTTTGCGCTTAGATCGATTAGGGAGAAATATGCAACATTTAATTAAAATTGTGAATGACCTTAATGAGAGAGGTATTAGCTTCCATAACTTGCAGGAAAACATTACGATGGACAAAGCTAGTGCAACGGGGCAACTAATATTTCATCTCTTTGCAGCATTTGCTGAATTTGAGCGTAATCTTATTCAGGAGCGATCAGCAGCTGGGCGTGTTGCAGCAAAAGCCAGAGGACGATTAGGAGGAAGACCAGAAAAGTTAGACAAGAAAGAGTTAGAAATGTTAAAGACATTGGTGCAAAATGGGACTCCTATTACTGATATTGCTCAAATGTGGGGAATTTCTCGAACAACTGTTTATCGATATTTAGAAAAGAAGGGAGTAAATCGATTTGTCCAATCAGGAAACTTTCAGCCGGTGATTTCCCTCTCTTTTGACCTTCTCTAA
- a CDS encoding HesB/YadR/YfhF family protein: MQIKLSEEAIKWFQQEMEVEKDDWIRFYARYGGSSPFHEGFSLGMTREQPHEIGVETTVDAIHFYIEKSDEWFFNEHHLVVSVDQESNELSYSYEK, encoded by the coding sequence ATGCAGATTAAATTATCAGAGGAAGCAATTAAGTGGTTCCAACAGGAAATGGAAGTAGAAAAAGATGATTGGATTCGATTTTATGCTAGGTATGGTGGTTCTTCCCCATTCCACGAAGGATTTTCTTTAGGTATGACAAGAGAACAGCCTCATGAAATCGGAGTGGAAACAACGGTTGACGCGATTCATTTCTATATTGAAAAATCAGATGAATGGTTTTTTAATGAGCATCATCTAGTTGTTAGCGTTGATCAGGAATCAAATGAACTAAGCTATTCCTACGAAAAATAA
- a CDS encoding VC0807 family protein yields MVKKQHSNKRFILFDLLFYAALPYVIWKFGREPLGDYIAMLISTVPGVVYTIYRFILDKQFNITGVFILVSLAVSTTVNILSGSAEQMIWNGIYLSLFLSLIYVVALIIKRPFSLYFAVDFVYLLGDAREDSKALFFQKGIFKWFQIIQVIFIVRILFMVALTVFLLEKYGIDGYGNMLIYKHVAGWIFSSLTIGLYFYIKIPVQKFFAKQQNEGQDGNNATPNQSDAIVG; encoded by the coding sequence ATGGTCAAAAAACAGCATTCTAATAAAAGGTTTATATTATTTGATTTACTATTTTATGCAGCATTACCTTATGTAATTTGGAAATTTGGGAGAGAGCCATTAGGTGATTACATAGCAATGTTGATTTCAACAGTTCCTGGGGTTGTTTATACTATTTACCGCTTTATATTAGATAAACAATTTAACATTACGGGTGTATTTATTTTAGTATCTCTCGCGGTTAGCACAACGGTGAATATACTTTCAGGATCAGCAGAGCAAATGATTTGGAATGGCATCTATTTAAGTCTTTTTTTATCATTAATATATGTTGTTGCTCTCATAATTAAGCGTCCTTTTTCTTTATATTTTGCCGTTGATTTTGTTTATTTGCTTGGTGATGCACGAGAGGATAGTAAAGCTTTATTTTTTCAAAAAGGAATCTTTAAATGGTTTCAAATTATTCAGGTTATTTTTATTGTAAGAATTCTTTTTATGGTAGCACTTACCGTATTTCTACTAGAGAAATATGGAATTGATGGTTATGGCAATATGCTCATCTATAAACATGTTGCAGGGTGGATATTTTCTAGTTTAACAATAGGGTTGTATTTTTATATAAAAATCCCCGTACAAAAGTTCTTTGCTAAACAACAAAACGAAGGACAAGACGGCAATAACGCCACTCCCAATCAATCAGACGCAATTGTTGGATAG
- a CDS encoding YczE/YyaS/YitT family protein, translating to MKQGFYWRCVFFITGIIVLSLGIALTIKGQQLGVGSWDVLHIGLVKNFGLTVGMWSIILGLIILAIDAVISKRLPKLGTYLDMFLAGIFIDIFLYVLPDAHGWFEQILAFALGLLLLGFGCGMYMVANLGVGPRDTLMLLLVQRLGWSVNRARTTMEVSVAVIGFLLGGPVGLGTLLMAFGLGAIVQWALKWNEKLFYRAAGVESAIL from the coding sequence ATTAAGCAAGGCTTTTATTGGCGATGTGTTTTTTTTATAACAGGCATCATTGTGCTTTCGTTAGGTATTGCCCTAACAATTAAAGGGCAGCAATTAGGTGTTGGCTCGTGGGATGTACTGCATATTGGGCTTGTGAAAAACTTCGGTTTAACAGTGGGTATGTGGTCGATCATTCTTGGCTTAATCATTTTAGCAATTGATGCAGTCATTTCGAAGCGTTTACCTAAATTGGGCACCTATTTAGATATGTTTTTAGCGGGTATTTTTATCGATATTTTTCTGTACGTATTACCAGATGCCCACGGCTGGTTTGAGCAGATCCTAGCCTTTGCTCTTGGTCTATTATTACTTGGTTTTGGGTGTGGGATGTACATGGTAGCGAATCTTGGTGTTGGACCACGAGATACATTAATGCTACTGCTTGTCCAACGTTTAGGCTGGTCAGTAAACCGAGCGCGGACGACGATGGAAGTATCAGTCGCAGTAATCGGCTTTTTACTAGGTGGTCCAGTAGGTTTAGGAACGCTTCTTATGGCATTTGGCCTTGGGGCAATCGTTCAATGGGCACTGAAATGGAACGAAAAATTATTTTACCGCGCGGCAGGTGTAGAAAGCGCGATTTTATAA
- the parE gene encoding DNA topoisomerase IV subunit B, producing MVKNQTGISYNEDAIQVLEGLEAVRKRPGMYIGSTDSRGLHHLVYEIVDNAVDEALAGFGDHIIVKIHEDNSISVRDFGRGMPTGMHKMGKPTPEIIFTVLHAGGKFGQGGYKTSGGLHGVGSSVVNALSVFLEVTIHRDGQIYRQRFENGGKPVTSLDILGKTKENGTLVHFLPDPSIFSVTKYNYDTLAERLRESAFLLKGLKIELIDERGEGQHDVFHYESGIEAFVTYLNEEKDVIHPVKYVEGMLAEIEVEFAFQFNDGYSETILSFVNNVRTRDGGTHETGAKTAMTRVFNEYARKIGLLKEKDKNLEGADIREGLTAIISVRIPEHLLQFEGQTKGKLGTSEARSTVDTVVSEKLMYVLEEHAELSASLVRKAIRAQQVREAARKARDDARNGKKKKSSTLLSGKLTPAQSKNAAKNELYLVEGDSAGGSAKQGRDRTFQAILPLRGKVINTEKAKLQDIMKNEEISTIIHTIGAGVGADFSVEDAAYDKIVIMTDADTDGAHIQVLLLTFFYRYMRPLIEAGKVYIALPPLYKVSKGSGKKQELTYAWTENELDAAIKKIGKGYILQRYKGLGEMNADQLWDTTMNPETRTLIRVKIEDGARAERRVTTLMGDKVEPRRKWIESNVNFGMEEDASILENEFIQHEEVNE from the coding sequence TTGGTAAAAAACCAGACCGGTATTTCATATAATGAAGATGCCATTCAAGTATTAGAAGGTTTAGAAGCCGTACGAAAACGACCAGGTATGTATATCGGTTCAACAGATAGCCGAGGTCTTCACCACTTAGTATATGAGATTGTAGACAACGCAGTGGATGAAGCACTCGCTGGATTTGGCGATCATATCATCGTTAAGATTCACGAGGACAATAGTATAAGCGTCCGAGATTTTGGTCGTGGTATGCCTACGGGAATGCATAAAATGGGGAAGCCAACACCTGAAATTATTTTTACAGTGCTACATGCAGGCGGTAAATTTGGACAAGGTGGCTATAAAACGAGTGGTGGTCTACATGGTGTAGGTTCATCCGTAGTAAATGCCTTATCCGTATTTTTGGAAGTAACCATTCACCGAGACGGGCAAATTTATCGTCAACGTTTTGAAAATGGCGGTAAGCCGGTTACATCTCTTGATATTTTAGGAAAAACAAAAGAAAATGGGACACTTGTTCATTTTTTACCGGACCCATCTATTTTTTCCGTAACAAAATATAATTACGACACATTAGCTGAGCGCTTACGTGAATCCGCGTTTTTATTAAAAGGTTTAAAAATTGAGCTCATTGATGAGCGTGGAGAAGGTCAACATGACGTGTTCCATTACGAAAGTGGAATTGAGGCGTTTGTTACATATTTAAACGAAGAAAAAGACGTGATACATCCAGTAAAGTATGTGGAAGGGATGCTTGCGGAAATCGAGGTTGAGTTTGCCTTCCAATTTAATGATGGCTATTCAGAAACAATTCTTTCATTTGTTAATAATGTCCGTACTCGAGACGGTGGTACTCATGAAACGGGTGCTAAAACAGCGATGACTCGCGTGTTTAATGAATATGCACGGAAAATTGGGCTGTTAAAAGAAAAGGATAAAAACTTAGAAGGTGCTGATATTCGAGAAGGTTTAACAGCCATCATATCTGTCCGAATTCCAGAGCATCTTTTACAGTTTGAAGGCCAAACAAAGGGTAAGCTTGGAACGAGTGAAGCTCGATCAACAGTTGATACCGTTGTATCGGAAAAGCTTATGTACGTTTTAGAAGAGCATGCAGAGCTTTCGGCATCACTTGTAAGAAAAGCCATTCGCGCACAACAAGTTCGCGAAGCAGCTCGTAAAGCTCGTGATGATGCGCGAAACGGAAAAAAGAAAAAATCCAGTACGCTCTTATCCGGGAAATTAACACCAGCTCAATCAAAAAATGCGGCGAAAAATGAATTATATCTTGTAGAAGGTGATTCTGCCGGTGGTTCGGCAAAGCAAGGACGTGACCGCACATTCCAAGCCATTTTACCACTGCGCGGAAAAGTTATTAATACGGAAAAAGCAAAGCTCCAAGATATAATGAAAAACGAAGAAATCTCGACAATTATTCATACAATTGGTGCAGGTGTTGGTGCAGACTTCTCTGTAGAGGATGCAGCTTACGACAAAATTGTTATTATGACCGATGCGGATACAGATGGGGCACATATTCAAGTATTACTATTAACATTCTTTTATCGCTACATGCGTCCGTTAATTGAAGCGGGCAAAGTATATATTGCCTTACCACCGCTTTACAAAGTATCTAAAGGTTCCGGTAAAAAGCAAGAACTTACTTATGCATGGACTGAAAACGAACTAGATGCGGCCATCAAAAAAATTGGTAAAGGCTATATTCTGCAACGTTACAAAGGTCTTGGTGAAATGAATGCCGATCAATTATGGGATACAACGATGAATCCTGAAACACGTACATTAATCCGTGTCAAAATTGAGGATGGTGCTCGTGCAGAGCGCCGTGTCACAACACTTATGGGTGACAAAGTAGAACCGCGCCGTAAATGGATTGAATCAAATGTAAACTTCGGCATGGAAGAGGATGCAAGCATTTTAGAAAATGAATTCATCCAGCATGAGGAGGTTAACGAATGA
- a CDS encoding solute symporter family protein, which yields MNDISLTAVIFFVSIVGLTLAITWWASKRTSSASDFYTAGGGLTGWQNGLAIAGDYLSAASFLGIAGSIALFGFDGFFFSLGYLVAYLVVLYIVAEPLRNLGRFTLADMITARFDKAKVRGTAALSTITIVLFYMIAQLVGAGALIQLLLGIEYWMAVLLVGVMMTVYVLFGGMTATSWVQIIKAVLLMLGTVIISFLVLAKFDFSIANMFTHMSTATEHGENYLNPGLRYTDGIDTISMLIALVLGTAGLPHILMRFFTVKDAKTARSSVIWATWIVGGFYVLTIFLGFGAAAFVGKETIVAANPAGNMAAPLLARALGGEILFSFVCAVAFATILAVVAGLVLSGASALSHDIYGQIIKKGKITEKEAVKAARIGSIIISIISILLALGAQSLNVAFLVSLAFCIAASSNLPVIIYTIYWKRFNTTGAVSAMLTGLISALVLVAVSPNVWGPEGKAIFVGEPLIMLTNPAIISVPLGFLGGFIGTLLSKETDAAKYREVEVKAQTGISVQDVSH from the coding sequence ATGAATGACATTAGTTTAACAGCGGTTATCTTCTTCGTTTCGATTGTAGGATTAACGTTAGCAATTACGTGGTGGGCGTCAAAACGTACCTCTTCTGCAAGTGATTTCTATACAGCGGGTGGCGGATTAACTGGCTGGCAAAATGGTTTAGCCATTGCTGGTGATTACTTATCAGCAGCTTCGTTTTTAGGGATTGCAGGGTCGATTGCACTATTCGGCTTTGATGGCTTCTTCTTCTCATTAGGTTATTTAGTAGCGTATTTAGTAGTACTTTATATCGTTGCTGAGCCATTACGTAACTTAGGACGCTTTACATTAGCGGATATGATTACTGCCCGCTTTGATAAAGCAAAAGTACGCGGTACAGCAGCATTATCTACAATTACAATTGTATTATTCTATATGATTGCACAGCTTGTAGGTGCAGGCGCCCTAATTCAATTATTATTAGGTATTGAATATTGGATGGCAGTATTACTTGTTGGTGTCATGATGACCGTTTATGTATTATTCGGTGGGATGACGGCAACGAGTTGGGTACAAATTATTAAAGCCGTATTATTAATGTTAGGTACAGTTATTATTTCATTCTTAGTATTAGCAAAATTCGATTTCAGTATCGCCAATATGTTCACACACATGTCTACTGCAACTGAGCACGGTGAAAATTATTTAAATCCTGGTTTACGTTATACAGATGGAATTGATACAATTTCGATGTTGATTGCATTAGTATTAGGTACAGCAGGTTTACCACATATTTTAATGCGCTTCTTTACTGTAAAAGACGCAAAAACAGCTCGTTCTTCTGTAATTTGGGCAACTTGGATTGTTGGTGGATTCTACGTATTAACAATCTTCTTAGGATTCGGTGCAGCAGCATTTGTAGGGAAAGAAACAATTGTCGCAGCAAACCCTGCTGGAAACATGGCTGCCCCATTATTAGCAAGAGCATTAGGTGGAGAAATTTTATTCTCGTTCGTCTGTGCGGTAGCATTTGCAACAATTTTAGCCGTAGTAGCTGGTTTAGTACTTTCAGGTGCTTCTGCCCTATCTCATGATATTTACGGGCAAATTATTAAAAAAGGTAAAATTACTGAGAAAGAAGCAGTTAAAGCTGCTCGTATCGGTTCGATTATCATTTCTATTATCTCTATTTTATTAGCATTAGGTGCACAATCTTTAAACGTTGCCTTCTTAGTATCATTAGCGTTCTGTATTGCTGCATCATCAAACTTACCAGTAATTATTTACACAATCTACTGGAAGCGCTTCAATACAACAGGTGCCGTGTCTGCAATGTTAACAGGTTTAATTTCTGCTTTAGTATTAGTAGCTGTTTCACCAAACGTATGGGGTCCTGAAGGTAAGGCGATTTTCGTTGGTGAGCCATTAATCATGTTAACGAATCCAGCGATCATCTCTGTCCCTCTTGGCTTCTTAGGTGGATTCATTGGTACATTGTTATCGAAAGAAACGGATGCTGCAAAATACCGTGAAGTTGAGGTTAAAGCGCAAACAGGTATTTCGGTACAAGACGTTTCACACTAA
- the parC gene encoding DNA topoisomerase IV subunit A gives MSFVEKFQDLPLEEVMGDRFGRYSKYIIQDRALPDTRDGLKPVQRRILFAMFNEGNTFEKPFRKSAKTVGNVIGNYHPHGDSSVYEAMVRMSQDWKSRHMLIEMHGNNGSVDGDPPAAMRYTEARLSAIASEMLRDINKNTVEFVPNFDDQDMEPTVLPSRFPNLLVNGATGISAGYATDIPPHNLQEALEAVLMRLDNKNCTVEELMTVIKGPDFPTGGIIQGLDGIKKAYETGKGKIIVRSRTEIEALKGNKEQIIISEIPFEVNKANLIRKMDELRVSDRRLEGISEIRDESDRDGLRIVIELKKDVPALGILHFLLKSTDLQVSYNFNMIAIHNRRPTMMTLPLMLDAYIDHQKEIVTRRSQFDLKRAQDRLHIVEGLMKALSILDQVIAAIRASKDKRDAKNNIIEKFGFTEVQAEAIVSLQLYRLTNTDITELQNEQQELNELIIKLTAILEDEKKLIRVIKSELNDIKKRFALPRMSTIEAEIEEIKVTRDVLVPSEEVVVTVTKDGYVKRTSLRSHNASNGKDFAMKDSDYLLYEANLNTQHHLLLFTSKGNYIYQPVHELPDIRWKDLGQHISSIVPIDTTEEIIQVIGIETFEQADKYVFTATKDGQIKRSALADYVVTRYSKPIKTMNLKGEDEMIFATLVTEQEEVLLSTNTSYTIRFPMNELPITGVKTAGVKGMVLKYGEHLAAVAILQPNADQELIIITQRGAVKRMLISEIELGNRAKRGVVILKELKTNPHRIFTVLVVNFRNSIVIETEKGVQETIQVTNLTRADRYSNGSLRIDTDGDGAITRAYVEIIEA, from the coding sequence ATGAGCTTCGTAGAGAAATTTCAAGATTTACCATTAGAAGAAGTAATGGGTGACCGCTTTGGTCGCTATTCAAAATATATTATTCAAGACCGTGCACTTCCAGATACTCGTGACGGTTTAAAGCCAGTACAACGCCGTATTTTATTTGCGATGTTCAATGAAGGCAATACTTTCGAAAAACCATTCCGTAAATCAGCCAAAACTGTGGGTAATGTAATCGGTAACTACCATCCACACGGGGATTCGTCGGTTTATGAGGCGATGGTACGTATGAGTCAAGACTGGAAGAGCCGTCACATGTTAATCGAGATGCATGGTAACAATGGTTCGGTCGATGGTGACCCACCAGCTGCAATGCGTTATACGGAAGCACGACTTTCTGCTATCGCATCAGAAATGTTACGCGATATTAATAAAAATACGGTGGAATTTGTTCCAAACTTTGATGATCAAGATATGGAACCAACTGTTTTACCGTCACGTTTCCCAAATTTACTTGTTAACGGTGCGACAGGGATTTCTGCTGGATACGCAACAGATATCCCACCACACAACTTACAAGAAGCTCTAGAAGCGGTATTAATGCGTTTAGATAATAAAAATTGCACCGTTGAAGAATTAATGACGGTCATAAAAGGACCTGATTTCCCAACTGGTGGCATCATTCAAGGGCTTGATGGTATTAAAAAAGCATATGAGACAGGAAAAGGAAAAATTATCGTCCGCTCTCGTACTGAAATAGAAGCTTTAAAAGGGAATAAAGAACAAATTATTATTTCAGAAATCCCGTTTGAAGTAAATAAAGCAAACTTAATTCGTAAAATGGATGAACTACGTGTAAGCGACCGCCGTCTAGAAGGCATTTCAGAAATTCGAGATGAATCTGACCGTGATGGCTTACGAATTGTTATTGAGCTGAAAAAGGATGTGCCTGCACTAGGCATTTTACATTTCTTATTAAAGTCAACAGATTTGCAAGTATCTTACAACTTTAACATGATCGCGATTCATAATCGTCGTCCAACAATGATGACATTACCGCTCATGCTAGATGCCTATATTGACCACCAAAAGGAAATCGTGACACGACGCTCACAATTTGATTTAAAGCGTGCACAGGACCGTTTACATATTGTAGAAGGGCTAATGAAGGCTTTATCAATTTTAGATCAAGTTATTGCAGCAATCCGTGCATCTAAAGATAAGCGTGATGCAAAAAATAATATTATTGAGAAGTTTGGCTTTACAGAAGTTCAAGCAGAAGCGATCGTAAGCTTACAACTGTACCGTTTAACAAATACTGATATTACAGAGCTTCAAAACGAACAACAGGAATTAAATGAGCTGATCATCAAATTAACAGCTATTTTAGAGGATGAGAAGAAATTGATTCGTGTCATCAAATCAGAGTTAAACGACATTAAAAAGCGTTTTGCGTTACCTCGTATGTCTACAATTGAAGCAGAAATTGAAGAAATTAAAGTAACGCGTGACGTCCTTGTTCCGAGTGAAGAGGTTGTCGTGACCGTTACGAAAGATGGATATGTTAAGCGTACAAGTTTACGTTCGCATAATGCCTCAAACGGTAAAGATTTTGCGATGAAAGATTCGGATTACTTACTGTATGAAGCTAACTTAAATACACAGCATCATTTACTGTTGTTCACAAGCAAAGGTAACTATATTTACCAGCCGGTGCACGAGCTTCCTGATATTCGTTGGAAAGACTTAGGTCAGCATATATCTAGTATTGTTCCAATTGATACAACGGAAGAAATTATTCAAGTTATCGGCATTGAGACTTTTGAACAGGCAGATAAGTATGTATTTACAGCAACAAAGGATGGACAAATTAAGCGTTCTGCACTTGCTGATTATGTCGTGACTCGTTATTCAAAACCAATTAAAACAATGAATTTAAAGGGCGAAGATGAAATGATTTTCGCAACGCTTGTTACTGAGCAAGAAGAAGTACTTCTTTCAACAAACACAAGCTATACAATTCGCTTCCCAATGAATGAATTACCAATAACAGGGGTTAAAACAGCCGGTGTTAAAGGAATGGTTTTAAAATATGGGGAGCACTTAGCTGCTGTCGCTATTTTACAGCCAAATGCTGATCAGGAATTAATTATTATAACGCAGCGTGGTGCTGTAAAACGTATGCTCATCAGTGAAATTGAGTTAGGCAATCGTGCGAAGCGTGGAGTAGTCATTTTAAAAGAACTTAAAACGAATCCACATCGTATATTTACCGTTTTAGTTGTGAATTTCAGAAACTCTATTGTCATTGAAACCGAAAAAGGTGTACAAGAAACAATACAAGTAACGAATTTAACACGTGCTGATCGTTATTCAAATGGATCACTTCGTATTGATACAGACGGCGATGGTGCAATTACTCGTGCGTATGTTGAAATAATAGAAGCGTAA